The DNA region TGCCGTCACGGAAGTTGGCCAGCGTGACCAGCAACATGGCGTGGCCGTCATCGTCGAGCAGTCGATCGTAGGCTTCTTCGAGCGGACTGACTCCGCGGGCCCGGGCTCGCGCACCGATCGAATCTGACGGTGCCGGTTCGTAATTCGGGGGGTCCTCGAGCGGGAACATGTAGTCCCAGGCTTGTGCGGCGAACATCAGCGGGTGGCCGTCGGAGGCTGGTGTGTCGTCCAGGATCCGCTGTCGCACTTCGGGTTTGCGCATCTCGGCGACCTTCTCGGCCAGCGGCAGCGCCGCGATCTCGCGATAGCTCGGGTACATCACGAACGGGTTACCCGACAGCTCCAGACCCAACACCAGGCCGATGGGGCGAGGAAAGATCTGGGCGGTCACGGCCGGCCCGCCGGCTCCGGCGTCCTGGTTGGCTTTCTCGACCATGGTCAGCGCGTCGAGGAAGGAGGGTTCGCCGGCATTGCCGATCGCCAGCGTGAAGGTGACCGGCAGTCCGACGTCGGCGGCCACGTCGAACACCGTCCGCAGCACCGGCTCGTAATCCCCGGCGACCAGGTCGGGGACGAACTGGATCAAGCCGCCGCCTCCGTCATCGAGTCCGCGAGCGATCGCCTCGATCTCGGCGCGGTCGGCGTCGTAACTGGGGATCGGGCGGCCGCTCTCGGTCTTGTGCAGGGTGAAGCGCGAGGACGCGAAGCCCAGTGCGCCCGACTGGACCGCTTCTTCGGCCAGTTTGCGCATCGATGCCAGATCCTCGGGGGTGGCCGGTTCGCGGTCGACCCCGCGCCGGCCCATCACGTACACCCGCAGCGGTGAGTGCGGCAGCAGGGCCGCCACGTCGATATCGCGGCGTCGCGCTTCGAGGGCATCGAGGAACTCCGGGAAGGTCTCCCAGTGCCAGGGCAACCCGTCCACCATGACCACGCCCGGGATGTCCTCGACGCCGGCCATCACGTCGACGAGGACGTCGTGGTCTTCGGGCCGGCATGGCGCGAAGCCGACACCGCAGTTGCCCATCACGGCGGTGGTCACGCCGTGCGCGGAGGACGGGGTCAGCCGGTCCGACCAGATCGCCTGGCCGTCGTAGTGGGTGTGTAGATCGACGAAACCGGGGGTGACCAGCAGCCCGGTCGCGTCGATGACGCGGGTGGCGTCGACCTGCGCGGGTGTGGCGTCGTCTGCACGGTTGACCACGGCATCTCCGGCGCGGTTCACCGCGACGATCACTGCGTCCCGAACCGCGACGTCACCGACGAACGGCTCACCACCGGATCCGTCGACGATGGTGCCGTTGCGAATGAGCAGATCGAATGTCATACGACGAATGTACGGTGAGCCCATGATCGACCACTTCGGAATCAACTGCGTCGGCTGGGATCAGTCGAAAGCGTTCTACGACAAGGTTCTCGGTGTTCTCGGCTATTCCCGGCAGATGGACTTCGGTGT from Mycobacterium sp. SMC-4 includes:
- a CDS encoding amidohydrolase family protein, which produces MTFDLLIRNGTIVDGSGGEPFVGDVAVRDAVIVAVNRAGDAVVNRADDATPAQVDATRVIDATGLLVTPGFVDLHTHYDGQAIWSDRLTPSSAHGVTTAVMGNCGVGFAPCRPEDHDVLVDVMAGVEDIPGVVMVDGLPWHWETFPEFLDALEARRRDIDVAALLPHSPLRVYVMGRRGVDREPATPEDLASMRKLAEEAVQSGALGFASSRFTLHKTESGRPIPSYDADRAEIEAIARGLDDGGGGLIQFVPDLVAGDYEPVLRTVFDVAADVGLPVTFTLAIGNAGEPSFLDALTMVEKANQDAGAGGPAVTAQIFPRPIGLVLGLELSGNPFVMYPSYREIAALPLAEKVAEMRKPEVRQRILDDTPASDGHPLMFAAQAWDYMFPLEDPPNYEPAPSDSIGARARARGVSPLEEAYDRLLDDDGHAMLLVTLANFRDGSLDTVAELIRRDDVVLGLGDGGAHYGMICDASFPTYMLTHWVRYRASGRLTVAEAVRELTSVPARVAGLHDRGRIAPGYKADLNVIDPEAVRLHRPVIRHDLPAGGRRLDQTAEGYVATIVSGAVIAENGTPTDARPGRLVRGRQPAPVR